One Nicotiana sylvestris chromosome 12, ASM39365v2, whole genome shotgun sequence genomic window carries:
- the LOC138883553 gene encoding uncharacterized protein, with translation MTESSYCPTAHQGSSSAYFITMPESSYHPPAIQGSSSGHLGHQGSTYSYVSSLFAHFLDIPHESLGALVYVSTSVGNFIVVDWIYRSCMVTFCDYETRADLLLLDMINFKFMLGMDKLSPYHAILDCHAKTVTLAMPEFPRLEWKGSSISTSSQVISFLKDRHIAEKGSLAYLAYVWDTTAESPTIDSVLVVQEFVDVFLSDLPGMPPDHDIYFCIDLDLVTQPISIQLYYMTPNELKE, from the exons ATGACAGAGAGTTCTTATTGCCCAACAGCTCATCAGGGTTCTTCTAGTGCCTATTTCATTaccatgccagagagttcataccaCCCGCCAgccattcagggttcttctagtgggcatTTAGGCCATCAGG ggtctacctattcatatgtgtcatctctgtttgctcatttcctggatattcctcATGAGTCCTTGGGTGctcttgtttatgtgtccactTCTGTGGGCAATTTTATAGTTGTGGATTGGATCTACCGGTCCTGTATGGTTACATTCTGCGATTACGAGACTAGAGCGGACCTTCTGTTACTTGATATGATCAACTTTAAGTTCATGTTGGGGATGGACAAGTTATCCCCATATCATGccatcctagattgccatgccaagactgttactttagcgatgccagagtttccaaggttggagtggaagggttcctccaTTAGTACATCTAGTCaggttatctcttttctgaaggaTAGACATATCGCCGAGAAGGGTtctttggcttatctagcttatgtttgggacaccactgcagagtctccgacgattgattcagtgcTAGTAGTCCAAGAGTTTGTCGATGTGTTCCTttctgaccttccaggcatgccaccagatcatgATATctatttctgtattgatttggatCTAGTCACTCAGCCTATATCTATTCAACTGTACTATATGACTCCAAatgagttgaaggagtag